A region from the Priestia filamentosa genome encodes:
- a CDS encoding triphosphoribosyl-dephospho-CoA synthase, whose translation MGKIVVFNTSEYLGALAVKALVDEVCLTPKPGLVDEENNGSHHDLTLSMMKASARSLYPFFVEMAQASKGKQPSQLLRETLGEIGRNAEEKMFAVTNGINTHKGAIWSLGLLIGSAASQGNSTSEEIAKRAGKIARFEDAFMMKRLTNGMRAKKKYGVNGAVGEAKAGFPHIIKFVLPMLRETKNINHSRLNALMAVMAHLDDTCILHRGGTLALEKVKEGARAVLRNGGVGTREGFQSLLKLNRLVEALFVSPGGSADLLAAGLFLYELEKRGIGGNSDGNTSLRL comes from the coding sequence ATGGGGAAAATAGTTGTTTTTAATACGAGTGAATATTTAGGTGCATTAGCGGTAAAGGCGCTAGTCGATGAAGTATGTTTAACACCTAAGCCAGGGCTAGTTGATGAAGAAAACAACGGTTCTCATCATGATTTGACACTTTCTATGATGAAAGCTTCTGCTCGTTCCCTTTATCCTTTTTTTGTGGAAATGGCACAAGCTTCTAAAGGTAAACAACCCTCCCAATTGTTGCGAGAAACATTAGGGGAAATAGGAAGAAACGCAGAAGAAAAAATGTTTGCTGTAACAAATGGAATAAACACTCATAAAGGAGCAATTTGGTCCCTTGGTTTACTGATTGGAAGTGCTGCTTCACAAGGAAACAGCACTTCAGAGGAAATTGCAAAAAGAGCGGGCAAAATAGCTCGTTTTGAGGATGCTTTTATGATGAAAAGGTTAACAAATGGAATGAGAGCAAAGAAAAAATACGGAGTAAATGGAGCTGTAGGAGAAGCTAAAGCTGGTTTTCCTCATATTATAAAGTTTGTTTTACCAATGCTTAGAGAAACAAAAAATATAAATCATAGTCGTTTAAATGCCTTGATGGCTGTGATGGCACATTTAGATGATACGTGTATTCTTCATAGGGGAGGAACTCTTGCTCTAGAAAAGGTGAAAGAAGGGGCACGTGCCGTTCTTCGAAATGGCGGGGTTGGAACAAGAGAAGGATTTCAAAGTCTTCTAAAATTAAATAGACTTGTTGAAGCACTTTTTGTGTCTCCTGGTGGGAGTGCAGATTTACTAGCGGCAGGTCTCTTTTTATATGAATTAGAGAAGAGAGGAATTGGAGGAAATTCAGATGGAAACACTTCGTTACGTTTATGA
- the mdcC gene encoding malonate decarboxylase acyl carrier protein, which produces METLRYVYEGKRKITKRAHIGVVASGDLEILVEPTEEKEAIVTIKTGSEGFKEVWEAVLERFFIKNEVTGIFTINDFGATPGVVGLRLAQVLEVSEYE; this is translated from the coding sequence ATGGAAACACTTCGTTACGTTTATGAAGGAAAGCGAAAAATAACCAAACGTGCGCATATTGGGGTTGTTGCATCAGGTGATCTAGAAATACTTGTTGAGCCAACAGAAGAGAAGGAAGCAATCGTGACAATTAAAACTGGTAGTGAAGGATTTAAAGAAGTGTGGGAAGCTGTGCTTGAGCGCTTTTTTATAAAAAATGAAGTAACAGGAATATTCACAATAAATGACTTTGGAGCAACTCCTGGTGTTGTAGGACTGCGTTTAGCTCAAGTGTTAGAGGTGAGTGAATATGAGTAA